One Rosa chinensis cultivar Old Blush chromosome 3, RchiOBHm-V2, whole genome shotgun sequence DNA window includes the following coding sequences:
- the LOC112191768 gene encoding uncharacterized protein LOC112191768: MKPEIIDWSNIESIFVEDETYENFKAPKWVDLSAQDELIDDEAWFCNPDCKHPKSAEDFHKSARSLKGKLLRSLSVSEILPSRGKSQRDVKLKGVETKPPSAAKLRNMKTNSSNYVCSVNDESENKNPNMAAPLPIAPCKSKSRKASMTPCSEKKKQGDESSQDSSKDSKHYGVKPKLKSTFSASNSLKGREILNQITEFFTDMKNLTNRCSRKKTLENNCLKEKVWERMPLIVREGDY; the protein is encoded by the exons ATGAAACCAGAAATCATTGATTGGAGCAACATAGAATCGATATTCGTCGAAGATGAAACTTACGAGAACTTCAAAGCGCCCAAATGGGTCGACCTTTCTGCCCAAGATGAGCTCATTGATGATGAAGCCTGGTTCTGCAATCCTG ATTGCAAGCATCCAAAGTCCGCTGAAGATTTCCACAAATCAGCACGTAGTCTAAAG GGAAAGCTTCTGAGGTCTTTATCAGTTTCTGAAATCTTACCTTCTAGGGGAAAGAGTCAAAG GGATGTGAAGCTAAAAGGGGTAGAAACCAAACCACCTTCAGCTGCAAAGCTACGTAATATGAAGACCAATAGTTCAAATTATGTGTGCAGTGTCAATGACGAAAGTGAGAACAAGAATCCTAATATGGCTGCCCCACTTCCAATTGCGCCTTGCAAGTCCAAATCAAGAAAGGCATCAATGACTCCATGTAgtgagaagaagaaacaaggggATGAGTCGTCTCAAGATTcatcaaaagattcaaaacactACGGTGTGAAACCGAAGCTGAAGAGTACATTCTCAGCCAGTAATTCGCTCAAGGGACGGGAAATTTTGAATCAAATCACCGAATTCTTTACCGACATGAAGAATTTGACCAATAGGTGTTCAAGAAAAAAGACATTAGAGAATAATTGCTTGAAGGAGAAAGTATGGGAGAGAATGCCTCTAATTGTTAGAGAAGGTGACTATTAA
- the LOC112191480 gene encoding uncharacterized protein LOC112191480: MLQRPFGPNVVSPKGIQIEFPSCVFVCGSLRSLTLDVAHVILKSPCSSSNLVCLKLVNVTVEDDDGFCKWVSLYCKSLKELSLWGVQGPKNVTIKSSSLELFVILPRIFHLTISGEKLEKIYVDWGFPAHTNSLNVFAPNLKYQTWFGNIMNYHSLGELNCLEQVDICVCTMLTKGTGRILDLHSKLDKFFGSIRSVKVLVIKQHTAQKLMEEVFMHFLESFYNVRNLGVSISSDLDDKMIPSIVSLLRAVPNFTTLDIRSPRDKVFFSGGPVESSFDTGHWQLQELDFINRIKEVTIEITDGSNGIEFAKYVLENSPSLKIMSIICAPTQKSSLMEGFRTSRVINPIMIVFLAQDNKNKVIVSAH, from the exons ATGCTACAAAGACCTTTTGGGCCGAACGTGGTTAGTCCTAAAGGGATTCAGATTGAATTTCCTTCATGCGTTTTTGTTTGTGGGTCTTTGAGGTCTTTAACTTTGGACGTGGCACATGTGATTTTGAAATCCCCTTGTTCTAGCTCCAATCTGGTCTGCTTGAAACTGGTAAATGTTACtgtagaagatgatgatgggttttgCAAATGGGTATCGCTTTACTGCAAATCCCTCAAGGAATTGTCGCTTTGGGGAGTGCAAGGCCCCAAGAATGTCACCATTAAGAGCTCGTCTCTGGAATTGTTCGTGATTCTTCCTCGTATCTTCCATCTTACCATTTCTGGTGAGAAACTTGAAAAAATATATGTAGATTGGGGTTTTCCAGCACACACCAATTCTTTGAATGTTTTTGCTCCAAATCTCAAGTACCAGACATGGTTTGGAAACATAATGAACTATCATTCTCTTGGAGAGTTGAATTGCTTGGAACAAGTCGATATTTGTGTCTGTACTATGTTGACTAAAGGAACTGGGCGAATTCTTGACTTACACAGCAAACTCGATAAGTTCTTCGGCAGTATCCGAAGCGTTAAAGTTCTTGTTATAAAACAACACACTGCTCAG AAGCTGATGGAGGAAGTCTTCATGCATTTCCTGGAATCATTCTATAATGTTCGGAATTTGGGTGTTAGTATTAGCTCAGATTTGGATGACAAGATGATTCCATCAATAGTCTCTCTTCTCAGAGCAGTGCCTAATTTCACTACTTTGGATATAAGATCGCCTCGCGATAAAGTCTTTTTTTCCGGTGGACCTGTT GAATCATCATTCGATACTGGTCATTGGCAACTGCAAGAACTCGACTTCATCAATCGGATTAAGGAGGTAACAATAGAGATTACTGATGGGTCTAATGGAATTGAGTTTGCAAAGTATGTGCTGGAGAATTCTCCTAGTTTGAAAATAATGTCCATCATATGTGCACCCACTCAAAAATCAAGCTTGATGGAAGGGTTTAGGACAAGTAGGGTTATAAACCCTATCATGATTGTCTTTCTGGCTCAAGACAACAAGAATAAAGTAATAGTTAGTGCTCATTAG